The sequence CGGCAACAACAGTACCATGAAAGTGACCGGTAATAGCCCATGTATTGTGTCTGATGATACTGAACTGCTCAGTACCAAAGATAACACCGGTAATACCACCAAGGAAACCAAAGAGAATGATGGAGATAAAGATCGCTGAGAAGCCGGGATTACCCCAGGGCGCCTTCTTTAACCACTCGAAGAGACCATTGGTATAGCCCTTTTTCCTGAGCGCAGCTTCCATAGCAGCAGGCACGGCGAAAGCATGAATCATACTGGCGAGTACGGCAAGGTGCATAACATAGCTGGTATTCACAATCTTGTGCCACGTACTGAGAACGGGATCAACAAGAAGATGATGCTCGGATGCAACGTTGATGAAAAGAATGTAAAGTACGAAAGCCGTACGACAGAGCTTTTCGCTAAGCGGCTTTGCATCGAAAAGGAAGGCTGCCGTCATATACCACATTGCAACCATCATACATACGTTGATCTGCTGGGATGGGTGACCAAGCCCCCACCAAACGAGTCTGTACGCCTCAGGATCTATATTCTGTATAATAGGCGCCATTCCCTGATCTGCCAGGAAATCATTGAGAGACCAGATAAACGTCGGAATATAAATGGCAGCGCCATGAGCGATGGTCAGAATACCGATAATTGAAGCGGCCATAATTCCAAAGGCGACAAGAGGCAGAGTCTTCTTGTATTTACCCTCTTTCTTGGCAACAGCCACATTGATAAAGAAGTGGATAAATCCTAGAAGCATACCTACGGCGGCAATAACGATACCGAGATAGTAGAGCGGATTCGCCTGAAGCGGAACATAGGACGTGAAAAGAACATCAGCCTTTCCTATCAGCACCATAACGGCAACAAGAGATACACCAACGAGCATCATCCCGTAAACGACCTTGGCAAGCAACGGCGCCGCAATTCGTGTATTCAGTAGAATTGCCGAACCAAAATAGACCAGTCCTATTTCAAAGAAGAGGATCCAGACAATCAAAGCCACGAGACCGTGAGCCGTGAGCCACCTATAATACCACTCTACGGGAAGCAAATGGATAGCCGGCCATCTAGTTAAAAGAACAAGCAGCGCAGCTGCGCCACCGACCGCAAGAAAAATGATAGCTGTCGTAATGTTCAGCTTAACCATCGTTTCGGCGGTCTTATCAATTTTTAAACCTGTAATATCGCAAGTTCTCATTTCACTCATAATAAGCCCCCTTATATGACCTCGATCTTGCCCACCATCATATGGTGGCCAACACCGCAAAATTCATTACATAAAATCCTATAGTCACCTGTCCTGGTGGGCTTTATATTTGCAATATAATCATACCCGGGAATTACCATAAGGTTCAGGTTGATAGGCTGAATGGAAAATCCATGGAGAAGATCCATGGAAGACAAATGCACCTTGTAGGTTTCCCCTTTTTTCAGCTGAAGCGCAGGGTACCATTCCCACATACTGGCCCTGAGAAACACAGGCTCACCAGCAGGTGGCGCCACAAGAGGCACATCATTTTCAACACCTGTGGTGCCTATCTGATGTTTTTGAACCATTCCTTCGACCAGCGCATCAAAATCCTCAGCGCTCACCCTGTAACTCTCCGTTGGGGGATTCTGCTTACCCATAAA comes from Deltaproteobacteria bacterium and encodes:
- a CDS encoding cbb3-type cytochrome c oxidase subunit I; protein product: MSEMRTCDITGLKIDKTAETMVKLNITTAIIFLAVGGAAALLVLLTRWPAIHLLPVEWYYRWLTAHGLVALIVWILFFEIGLVYFGSAILLNTRIAAPLLAKVVYGMMLVGVSLVAVMVLIGKADVLFTSYVPLQANPLYYLGIVIAAVGMLLGFIHFFINVAVAKKEGKYKKTLPLVAFGIMAASIIGILTIAHGAAIYIPTFIWSLNDFLADQGMAPIIQNIDPEAYRLVWWGLGHPSQQINVCMMVAMWYMTAAFLFDAKPLSEKLCRTAFVLYILFINVASEHHLLVDPVLSTWHKIVNTSYVMHLAVLASMIHAFAVPAAMEAALRKKGYTNGLFEWLKKAPWGNPGFSAIFISIILFGFLGGITGVIFGTEQFSIIRHNTWAITGHFHGTVVAGTTIAFMGAAYQFIPIFFRRELILPAVAKIQPFVYGLGVMILSICMMAAGSFGVPRRHWDYNFSDAPFDYEFDPTVGIFMDLTGVGGVIATVGGAMFIVVTLGSIFAGKKIEK
- a CDS encoding cytochrome C oxidase subunit II; translation: MAIYEPEGNWWQPIHKDEKIWFILALVWMLVSFFYMPIQHFMGKQNPPTESYRVSAEDFDALVEGMVQKHQIGTTGVENDVPLVAPPAGEPVFLRASMWEWYPALQLKKGETYKVHLSSMDLLHGFSIQPINLNLMVIPGYDYIANIKPTRTGDYRILCNEFCGVGHHMMVGKIEVI